In Nitrosospira briensis C-128, a genomic segment contains:
- a CDS encoding oxidative damage protection protein, whose translation MAKFLKCIKLGREMEGLDFQPYPGELGKRIFDNVSKEAWAGWIRHQTMLVNENRLNLSDIKARKYLAEQLEAYFFGAGAEQPVGYVPQTK comes from the coding sequence ATGGCAAAATTCCTTAAATGCATCAAACTCGGGCGTGAAATGGAAGGATTGGATTTTCAACCTTATCCGGGTGAGTTGGGGAAACGCATATTCGATAACGTATCGAAAGAGGCCTGGGCCGGATGGATCAGGCATCAGACTATGCTGGTCAATGAGAACCGCTTGAATCTATCGGACATCAAGGCACGCAAGTATCTGGCTGAACAACTTGAGGCGTATTTCTTTGGGGCAGGGGCCGAGCAACCTGTGGGCTATGTGCCGCAGACGAAATAA
- the argA gene encoding amino-acid N-acetyltransferase, with protein MRLDTDFVSWFRSVAPYVNAFRHKIFVVAFGGEVVADGKFVELVHDLNLLASLGVRLVLVHGARPQIESRLDENNLQTIYVRGMRVTDGAALQCVKESIGRVRVEIEALLSMGLPNSPMANAAIRVASGNFVTARPVGVIEGIDLMHTGEVRKVDTAAIRSRLEQGELTLLSPLGYSPTGEIFNLTLENVAAEAAIALKAEKLIFLMDAGSMEKESPDTSETLLPRELTVAEGKALLTRSADEPPRLSDDVRLYLPFAVRACEGGVSRVHLISRHVDGAILQELFTHGGIGSMISDGPLQNLRDARIEDVGAILQLIGPLEADGTLVRRNRELLEMEIDRFVVVEHDRMIVGCAALYPFPDDKADELACLTVHPDYRSAGCGDALLKRIEAKARSQGSKKLFVLTTRTAHWFVERGFLETDVHELPKAKQGLYNYRRRSKVFEKNI; from the coding sequence ATGAGGCTAGACACGGATTTTGTAAGCTGGTTCCGCTCGGTAGCGCCCTACGTTAACGCTTTCCGCCATAAAATCTTTGTTGTCGCCTTTGGTGGCGAGGTCGTGGCTGATGGCAAATTTGTCGAGCTTGTTCATGACCTCAATTTACTGGCAAGCCTGGGTGTACGCCTGGTGCTGGTCCATGGTGCGCGCCCGCAGATCGAATCGCGGCTGGATGAAAACAACCTGCAGACGATATATGTCAGGGGCATGCGCGTCACTGACGGCGCGGCGCTGCAGTGCGTAAAGGAATCAATAGGGCGCGTCCGGGTTGAAATCGAGGCGCTATTGTCAATGGGTTTGCCCAATTCGCCTATGGCCAATGCCGCTATTCGCGTTGCCAGCGGAAATTTCGTCACTGCACGCCCGGTTGGCGTAATAGAAGGTATTGACCTGATGCATACCGGTGAAGTGCGGAAGGTGGATACCGCGGCTATCCGTTCGCGGTTGGAGCAAGGGGAGTTGACGCTACTTTCACCACTGGGCTATTCGCCGACGGGCGAGATTTTTAATCTGACACTCGAAAATGTTGCGGCAGAAGCAGCGATTGCGCTCAAAGCAGAAAAACTGATTTTTCTGATGGATGCCGGAAGCATGGAAAAGGAATCTCCTGATACGTCGGAGACATTGCTGCCGCGTGAACTGACTGTGGCCGAAGGCAAGGCGCTCCTGACGCGGTCTGCCGATGAACCCCCCAGGCTATCTGACGATGTCCGGTTGTATCTGCCGTTTGCGGTACGGGCTTGTGAAGGAGGTGTGTCCCGCGTTCACCTCATCAGCCGGCATGTGGATGGCGCTATATTGCAGGAGCTATTCACGCACGGCGGTATAGGAAGCATGATATCGGATGGTCCGTTGCAGAATTTACGGGACGCGAGGATAGAAGATGTCGGCGCTATCCTGCAATTGATCGGACCTCTTGAAGCTGACGGGACACTGGTACGACGGAACCGCGAATTGCTGGAGATGGAAATCGACCGCTTCGTAGTGGTCGAACATGATCGAATGATAGTCGGCTGCGCCGCACTCTATCCTTTTCCGGACGATAAGGCGGACGAGCTTGCCTGTCTCACAGTGCATCCGGACTATCGTAGTGCGGGGTGTGGTGATGCGTTGCTCAAGCGTATTGAAGCCAAGGCCAGGTCTCAGGGAAGTAAAAAATTGTTTGTTCTCACTACCCGAACCGCCCACTGGTTTGTCGAGCGAGGTTTCCTCGAGACTGATGTTCATGAATTACCTAAAGCAAAACAGGGGCTATACAATTACCGACGCCGCTCCAAGGTATTCGAAAAAAATATATAA